GACGGCCCCAAGCGCGTCGAGCTGCGCGAGGAGTTCGACATCGTGACCGCACGGGGAGCCACTCGCGGGATGTGCGCTGCGCTCGGGTTCCCCCCCGTCGAGCAGGTCAAGATCGCGACGATCACCTCGGAGCTCGCGCGCAACATCATCGCGTACGCGGGGCGAGGCTACGTAGAACTCGTGCCCCTGAGCGGCGAGCGCAAGGGGATCGAGATCCGTGCCGTCGACAATGGCCCCGGCATTCCCAACATCGACAGCATCATGGCCGGGGGCTACTCGTCGAACACCGGGATGGGCATAGGCCTGCTCGGTACCAAGCGCCTCATGGACGAGTTCGAACTCGACTCCGTCCCGGGCCGGGGCACGACGGTGGTCACGAGGAAGTACCGCTGATGCCCCTCGATATCGGAAGCATCTGCCGCCCGGCCTTGGGCGAGCGGATGCCCGGCGACGACTTCACCGTCGTGACACGGGCGGACGCTGTGCTCGTCGCGGTGGCCGACGGACTCGGGCACGGTGAGGGCGCGGCCTCGGCCGCGCATGCCATCACCGGACTGGTCAGGGACGAGCCCGACGGCCCGCTCGACGAGCTGATGCGCAAGCTCGGTAGTGCCGCCGCTCGCACGCGTGGCGCTGCCGTGATGCTCGTGCGGCTCGACTGGCACGCGCACCGGCTGGAGTGCTGCGGTGTCGGCAATGTCCACTTCCAGGCCGTCTCGCACAGGTCGATGCACCCCGTGTCCGCTCCGGGAGTTGTCGGCCACCGCGTCCGCAAGATCGTGCCGTACACGTTCGGGCTGCCCTCGGAGCTGCTGTTCGCCGTCGCCACCGACGGGCTGTCCAGCCGCATCCATCTCGAGAAGCACGCCGAGGGCACCGCGCAGAAGATCGCGGAGGAGTTGCTCGATCACCACGGGAAGGTCCACGACGACGCCACGTGCGTTGTCGTGCGGTACGAGGCGGACTGACGTGGTTCGCGAACGCGCAGGCGGCGTCACGCCATACGGGCAGCACCGCCACCACCACGCCCCAACGGGGGTC
The Actinomycetota bacterium genome window above contains:
- a CDS encoding anti-sigma regulatory factor: MALGGGPDAAAAAVGLPAPFEPKPPAVSGIASAARAQEPEYGDGPKRVELREEFDIVTARGATRGMCAALGFPPVEQVKIATITSELARNIIAYAGRGYVELVPLSGERKGIEIRAVDNGPGIPNIDSIMAGGYSSNTGMGIGLLGTKRLMDEFELDSVPGRGTTVVTRKYR